Proteins encoded by one window of Cloeon dipterum chromosome 2, ieCloDipt1.1, whole genome shotgun sequence:
- the cyst gene encoding rho guanine nucleotide exchange factor 18 isoform X2, protein MLTTVAAAPRMHLLILKIYKCGHALCWGCCCKYGAAISAPFSQPNRSTVRWFRNQGRRTPLTAGAPEHPGQPPSGDEYHNSGDDSDEDVITDYLATTGASSSCEGAMAHQTSGPLVPIISVTPHSPASLQYPVLDDNIFQLHAIHECIQQMRETSAQAFNQQMLQLNQYSRLSVSCPTLNNDGNPEIDFTTSVSSSPTQQESSSQFGSAHNTPQGIPASTFRVNLEDIFTKRNGDEPKRRRSWTSLSDVNFNKKKKEPERQRSISLSSMDSDQDDPFSDQPDVDATNSTMYLINNNNSTKLARPAANAKTRRASGTLSPVSSNLWNLGGQSTHSLNEEDLQNEFNKVVVVRGETERLLPARLPLQKSVSTPSIIAVRDVASENAAAAPADLNSETVHATILNPTDKHDFVCFVWHRRAGVQRPSGTESETEEDVPGDILMEVNISKLFPYPIKHASNYELHEAKQRKRGSIFFRKKKDKSKKTVHQWVAVSYGSPHGCDWCSKVLTNKPALYCENCAVTVHQTSCMDQIGECSKTKTTKSNLAKVAGGLGSHLPGTKMQGKRSLGTAPATNSNRRSTCYSQWRRVATKLGVNQIINEEKEADHHHKHHGHHDNVSDETQLLHEFVNESPITAQDLDTDPFLGLHEDEPDSWTPTVGKEVTKRLKDKEIKRQEHIYEFILTEKTHCLTLRVMQKVFVEGMQKYFQLGNLVDRMFPRLMDLTEIHLSFLHKLRERQKSSAPVIDSIADIILEQFSGAEAAKLKSAYGEFCSRHRDAVDLYKDCVHQDTRLEAFCKHCQLNPLLKKKGIPECILFVTQRLTKYPLLIEPLIKTAKDNKPEQEKLSRALALVKEILVEVDAQVAEKEKEDRKLEIYNRIDAKSFTSYRGNKKFKKSDILSANRKLKFEGYATLMQGRNKMQLVLVIVLSDMLFFLLDNNNKYSFFTPDNKACVVSLQKLLVREKAGQDTRGIYLISSNPNEPEMFELKVIKPKDKLAWINAIRAAVQECPEEDEERPALGSEDNQSLLFYKQVQINQIIGVLRQKDLEQALILEEKMALQIKLLAASGHENLPDPPNYSQIVSEDADINAIWKEVCHAFHEMTQLASTLYASGTNLSRSVSSVGEHQSDAYVSPTLPKRAETFGGFDNANKEQLQSFLTKAFGKKQNQKEQATSASSIPEGKVASHKTPNERGLWNNFHLAPVPPGVVNANILALDGICELPHMMSLNQEQQLAAFNLSNYFYTILSLLANQMTTIDSLQATLSVIKQMQEDRKPVYRHNQQLEELRNLQDKLTQEREAWTRIKEAEERDLEERRTELVKMQERLNYEQADIIQQRETLHRRLEMLTSQNILISPNMPMMISANNADTSSGSCATDVESPSAPPSAATAASTPSPPADVRRKLDGKWKTQTQPPSNGSKSSLPPNLISATNMQKTGQGVQVKREKVKQQLPLKLAKLGSGLSSTSSSASLLQQQQTQSHGVQQMLPMKLSQGEGQGRVGMVGSPGSGYQRLSSNSFGPASVSPKEAGGGHAASAPTHVRTGSSPAMMQQHPVAVGATLPWANTEAKSNSKASPKSSEEEVIYF, encoded by the exons ATGTTAACGACGGTGGCGGCGGCCCCGCGGATGCACTTGTTGATATTAAAGATTTACAAGTGCGGGCATGCGCTGTGCtggggctgctgctgcaaataCGGGGCAGCTATAAGCGCACCGTTTAGTCAGCCGAATCGATCCACCGTGCGGTGGTTCAGGAACCAAGGCCGTCGAACACCACTAACCGCGGGGGCCCCCGAACACCCAGGCCAGCCCCCCTCCGGAG ATGAATACCACAACAGTGGTGACGATAGTGACGAGGACGTGATCACCGATTACTTAGCAACCACGGGCGCCTCGTCGAGCTGCGAGGGAGCCATGGCTCACCAAACCTCGGGGCCGCTGGTGCCCATCATCAGCGTCACCCCTCACTCCCCAGCATCCTTGCAATACCCAGTTCTAG ATGACAATATATTCCAACTGCACGCCATTCACGAGTGCATTCAGCAGATGCGCGAAACGTCGGCTCAGGCATTCAACCAACAG ATGCTGCAGCTGAACCAGTATTCAAGGCTGAGCGTGTCATGCCCGACGCTGAACAACGATGGCAACCCAGAAATCGACTTCACAACGTCGGTAAGCTCATCTCCAACCCAGCAGGAGTCGAGCAGTCAGTTTGGTAGTGCTCACAACACACCACAAGGAATTCCTGCGTCTACCTTTAGAG TTAATTTAGAAGATATATTTACCAAGCGAAATGGAGATGAGCCAAAACGAAGGCGGAGTTGGACCTCATTGAGTgatgttaattttaacaagaaaaagaaGGAACCTGAAAGACAGAGGAG CATCAGTTTGAGCAGTATGGACTCAGATCAAGACGACCCGTTCTCGGACCAACCAGACGTGGACGCCACCAACAGCACTATGTATTtgatcaacaacaacaacagcactAAGTTGGCTCGACCAGCGGCCAATGCGAAGACTAGGCGCGCCAGTGGCACTTTGAGCCCTGTCAGCAGCAATCTGTGGAACCTTGGCGGTCAGTCGACTCACTCGCTCAATGAAGAGGATCTTCAA AACGAGTTCAACAAAGTTGTCGTGGTGAGGGGCGAAACAGAGAGATTGTTACCAGCCAGACTTCCACTGCAGAAGTCTGTGTCGACTCCGTCGATCATAGCCGTGAGGGACGTGGCAAGTGAAAATGCCGCAGCGGCCCCAGCTGA CTTAAACTCTGAGACTGTGCATGCTACCATTCTGAATCCTACTGATAAGCATGA ttttgtttgttttgtttggcaCCGTAGAGCAGGGGTACAAAGACCAAGTGGCACCGAAAGCGAAACTGAGGAGGATGTGCCTGGTGATATTCTCATGGAGGTTAACATTAGCAAACTGTTTCCTTATCCTATCAA ACACGCTTCTAATTATGAGCTGCATGAGGCGAAGCAAAGAAAGAGAGGGAGCATTTTCTTCAGAAAGAAAAAG GACAAGTCTAAGAAAACTGTGCATCAATGGGTGGCTGTTTCGTATGGATCGCCACACGGCTGTGACTGGTGCTCGAAAGTTCTTACCAACAAACCAGCGCTATATTGCGAAA ATTGTGCTGTGACAGTGCATCAAACTTCATGCATGGATCAAATAGGCGAGTGCAGTAAAACAAAAACCACTAAA AGCAATCTTGCAAAAGTGGCTGGCGGTTTGGGCAGTCACCTACCTGGAACTAAGATGCAGGGCAAGCGCAGTTTGGGCACCGCGCCAGCGACAAACTCTAACAG GAGAAGTACTTGCTATTCACAGTGGAGAAGAGTAGCAACCAAACTCGGCGTTAA CCAAATCATAAATGAGGAAAAGGAAGCTGACCACCATCACAAACACCATGGCCACCATGACAA cgtCTCAGATGAGACTCAGCTGTTGCATGAGTTTGTAAATGAAA GCCCCATCACTGCGCAGGACCTAGACACAGATCCCTTTTTAGGATTGCATGAAGATGAGCCGGATTCGTGGACGCCGACAGTGGGCAAGGAG GTTACGAAGCGGTTGAAGGACAAGGAAATCAAAAGACAGGAGCACATTTACGAGTTCATCCTGACGGAGAAGACCCACTGTCTGACCCTGCGGGTGATGCAAAAGGTGTTCGTTGAAGGAATGCAAAAGTACTTCCAGCTGGGCAACCTGGTTGACAGAATGTTTCCCCGGCTGATGGACCTGACTGAGATCCACCTGTCGTTCCTGCACAAGCTGCGAGAGAGACAGAAGTCGAGCGCGCCCGTGATTGATTCGATTGCTGACATCATCCTTGAGCAGTTTTCTGGAGCTGAGGCGGCCAAGCTGAAGTCAGCATATGGCGAGTTCTGCAGCAGGCACAG AGACGCGGTTGACTTGTACAAGGATTGTGTGCATCAGGACACGAGATTGGAAGCGTTTTGCAAACATTGCCAACTGAACCCGTTGTTGAAGAAGAAAGGAATCCCTGAGTGCATCTTGTTTGTGACACAAAGACTTACCAAGTACCCTCTTCTCATTGAACCACTCATCAAGACTGCCAAAGACAATAAGCCTGAGCAAGAGAAGCTCTCTAGGGCACTAGCCTTGGTTAAA GAAATCCTAGTTGAAGTTGATGCACAAGTAGCCGAGAAGGAGAAGGAGGACAGAAAACTGGAAATATACAACCGCATTGATGCTAAATCTTTTACCTCTTACAGAGGGAAtaagaaattcaaaaagtCAGACATCCTGTCAGCAAATAGAAAACTTAA ATTTGAAGGCTACGCGACACTGATGCAGGGGCGCAACAAGATGCAGCTCGTGCTGGTGATCGTGCTGTCTGACATGCTCTTCTTCCTGCTggacaacaacaacaagtACTCATTCTTCACGCCTGACAACAAGGCGTGCGTCGTGTCCTTGCAGAAGCTGCTGGTGCGCGAAAAGGCGGGCCAGGATACGCGCGGCATTTACCTGATCTCATCCAACCCTAACGAGCCCGAAATGTTCGAGTTGAAGGTGATCAAGCCCAAGGATAAGCTGGCGTGGATCAACGCTATCCGCGCCGCCGTCCAGGAATGTCCAGAGGAGGACGAGGAGCGGCCTGCCCTGGGCAGCGAGGATAATCAGAGTCTACTCTTCTACAAGCAGGTGCAGATTAACCAAATTATCG GCGTTCTGCGGCAAAAAGACTTGGAGCAGGCACTCATCCTAGAAGAGAAAATGGCCTTGCAGATTAAGCTCTTGGCCGCCTCTGGTCATGAGAACCTTCCCGATCCGCCAAACTACAGTCAAATCGTGTCTGAAGACGCCGACATCAACGCAATCTGGAAGGAAGTGTGTCATGCATTCCAT GAGATGACCCAGCTGGCGAGCACGCTCTACGCGTCAGGTACGAACTTGTCGCGCAGCGTAAGTTCAGTCGGCGAGCACCAGAGCGATGCCTATGTTTCTCCAACGCTACCTAAGCGCGCCGAGACTTTTGGCGGCTTCGATAACGCCAACAAGGAGCAGTTGCAGAGCTTTCTGACCAAAGCGTTTGGCAAGAAGCAGAATCAAAAGGAGCAGGCTACTTCCGCGTCTTCCATTCCTGAAGGAAAAGTTGCTTCACACAAGACTCCCAAC gagCGAGGGTTGTGGAACAACTTTCACCTGGCGCCTGTCCCACCTGGCGTGGTCAATGCCAATATTTTGGCTCTGGATGGAATCTGCGAGCTGCCTCACATGATGTCTCTGAACCAAGAGCAGCAGCTGGCTGCCTTCAATCTGTCTAACTACTTTTATACAATCCTTAGCCTACTTGCAAATCAAATGACTACCATAGATAG CTTACAAGCCACACTCTCAGTGATTAAGCAGATGCAGGAGGACCGAAAGCCGGTGTATCGGCACAACCAGCAGCTGGAGGAGCTGCGGAATCTGCAGGACAAACTGACGCAGGAGCGCGAGGCGTGGACGAGGATTAAGGAGGCAGAGGAACGCGATCTGGAGGAGCGCCGCACGGAGCTGGTCAAGATGCAGGAGCGGCTGAATTACGAGCAGGCCGACATCATCCAACAGCGGGAGACGCTTCACCGCCGCCTTGAGATGCTCACCAGCCAGAACATCTTAATCAGTCCCAATATGCCGATGATGATCTCGGCTAACAACGCTGACACCTCTAGTGGCAGCTGCGCCACCGACGTTGAGTCGCCCAGCGCGCCTCCTTCCGCAGCGACGGCCGCGTCGACGCCGTCGCCGCCCGCCGACGTACGGCGTAAACTGGACGGAAAGTGGAAGACACAGACGCAGCCGCCAAGCAACGGCTCCAAGAGCAGCCTGCCGCCCAACCTCATCAGCGCCACCAACATGCAGAAAACTGGCCAGGGCGTGCAGGTAAAACGCGAAAAA GTGAAGCAGCAACTGCCGTTGAAGCTGGCCAAGCTTGGCAGCGGGCTGAGCTCGACGTCGAGCAGCGCATCCctcctgcagcagcagcagactcAGTCACACGGCGTGCAGCAGATGCTGCCAATGAAGCTGAGCCAGGGCGAGGGTCAAGGGCGGGTGGGCATGGTCGGCTCGCCGGGCAGCGGCTACCAGCGGCTCAGCTCGAACAGCTTCGGCCCTGCGTCGGTCAGCCCGAAGGAGGCCGGTGGCGGCCACGCGGCCAGCGCGCCCACGCACGTGCGCACCGGCAGCAGTCCGGCCATGATGCAGCAGCACCCGGTCGCCGTCGGTGCCACGCTGCCCTGGGCCAACACTGAGGCGAAGAGTAACTCGAAGGCGTCGCCAAAATCCAGCGAGGAGGAGGTCATCTACTTCTAA
- the cyst gene encoding rho guanine nucleotide exchange factor 18 isoform X4: MLTTVAAAPRMHLLILKIYKCGHALCWGCCCKYGAAISAPFSQPNRSTVRWFRNQGRRTPLTAGAPEHPGQPPSGDEYHNSGDDSDEDVITDYLATTGASSSCEGAMAHQTSGPLVPIISVTPHSPASLQYPVLDDNIFQLHAIHECIQQMRETSAQAFNQQMLQLNQYSRLSVSCPTLNNDGNPEIDFTTSVSSSPTQQESSSQFGSAHNTPQGIPASTFRVNLEDIFTKRNGDEPKRRRSWTSLSDVNFNKKKKEPERQRSSISLSSMDSDQDDPFSDQPDVDATNSTMYLINNNNSTKLARPAANAKTRRASGTLSPVSSNLWNLGGQSTHSLNEEDLQNEFNKVVVVRGETERLLPARLPLQKSVSTPSIIAVRDVASENAAAAPADLNSETVHATILNPTDKHEAGVQRPSGTESETEEDVPGDILMEVNISKLFPYPIKHASNYELHEAKQRKRGSIFFRKKKDKSKKTVHQWVAVSYGSPHGCDWCSKVLTNKPALYCENCAVTVHQTSCMDQIGECSKTKTTKSNLAKVAGGLGSHLPGTKMQGKRSLGTAPATNSNRRSTCYSQWRRVATKLGVNQIINEEKEADHHHKHHGHHDNVSDETQLLHEFVNESPITAQDLDTDPFLGLHEDEPDSWTPTVGKEVTKRLKDKEIKRQEHIYEFILTEKTHCLTLRVMQKVFVEGMQKYFQLGNLVDRMFPRLMDLTEIHLSFLHKLRERQKSSAPVIDSIADIILEQFSGAEAAKLKSAYGEFCSRHRDAVDLYKDCVHQDTRLEAFCKHCQLNPLLKKKGIPECILFVTQRLTKYPLLIEPLIKTAKDNKPEQEKLSRALALVKEILVEVDAQVAEKEKEDRKLEIYNRIDAKSFTSYRGNKKFKKSDILSANRKLKFEGYATLMQGRNKMQLVLVIVLSDMLFFLLDNNNKYSFFTPDNKACVVSLQKLLVREKAGQDTRGIYLISSNPNEPEMFELKVIKPKDKLAWINAIRAAVQECPEEDEERPALGSEDNQSLLFYKQVQINQIIGVLRQKDLEQALILEEKMALQIKLLAASGHENLPDPPNYSQIVSEDADINAIWKEVCHAFHEMTQLASTLYASGTNLSRSVSSVGEHQSDAYVSPTLPKRAETFGGFDNANKEQLQSFLTKAFGKKQNQKEQATSASSIPEGKVASHKTPNERGLWNNFHLAPVPPGVVNANILALDGICELPHMMSLNQEQQLAAFNLSNYFYTILSLLANQMTTIDSLQATLSVIKQMQEDRKPVYRHNQQLEELRNLQDKLTQEREAWTRIKEAEERDLEERRTELVKMQERLNYEQADIIQQRETLHRRLEMLTSQNILISPNMPMMISANNADTSSGSCATDVESPSAPPSAATAASTPSPPADVRRKLDGKWKTQTQPPSNGSKSSLPPNLISATNMQKTGQGVQVKREKVKQQLPLKLAKLGSGLSSTSSSASLLQQQQTQSHGVQQMLPMKLSQGEGQGRVGMVGSPGSGYQRLSSNSFGPASVSPKEAGGGHAASAPTHVRTGSSPAMMQQHPVAVGATLPWANTEAKSNSKASPKSSEEEVIYF; encoded by the exons ATGTTAACGACGGTGGCGGCGGCCCCGCGGATGCACTTGTTGATATTAAAGATTTACAAGTGCGGGCATGCGCTGTGCtggggctgctgctgcaaataCGGGGCAGCTATAAGCGCACCGTTTAGTCAGCCGAATCGATCCACCGTGCGGTGGTTCAGGAACCAAGGCCGTCGAACACCACTAACCGCGGGGGCCCCCGAACACCCAGGCCAGCCCCCCTCCGGAG ATGAATACCACAACAGTGGTGACGATAGTGACGAGGACGTGATCACCGATTACTTAGCAACCACGGGCGCCTCGTCGAGCTGCGAGGGAGCCATGGCTCACCAAACCTCGGGGCCGCTGGTGCCCATCATCAGCGTCACCCCTCACTCCCCAGCATCCTTGCAATACCCAGTTCTAG ATGACAATATATTCCAACTGCACGCCATTCACGAGTGCATTCAGCAGATGCGCGAAACGTCGGCTCAGGCATTCAACCAACAG ATGCTGCAGCTGAACCAGTATTCAAGGCTGAGCGTGTCATGCCCGACGCTGAACAACGATGGCAACCCAGAAATCGACTTCACAACGTCGGTAAGCTCATCTCCAACCCAGCAGGAGTCGAGCAGTCAGTTTGGTAGTGCTCACAACACACCACAAGGAATTCCTGCGTCTACCTTTAGAG TTAATTTAGAAGATATATTTACCAAGCGAAATGGAGATGAGCCAAAACGAAGGCGGAGTTGGACCTCATTGAGTgatgttaattttaacaagaaaaagaaGGAACCTGAAAGACAGAGGAG TAGCATCAGTTTGAGCAGTATGGACTCAGATCAAGACGACCCGTTCTCGGACCAACCAGACGTGGACGCCACCAACAGCACTATGTATTtgatcaacaacaacaacagcactAAGTTGGCTCGACCAGCGGCCAATGCGAAGACTAGGCGCGCCAGTGGCACTTTGAGCCCTGTCAGCAGCAATCTGTGGAACCTTGGCGGTCAGTCGACTCACTCGCTCAATGAAGAGGATCTTCAA AACGAGTTCAACAAAGTTGTCGTGGTGAGGGGCGAAACAGAGAGATTGTTACCAGCCAGACTTCCACTGCAGAAGTCTGTGTCGACTCCGTCGATCATAGCCGTGAGGGACGTGGCAAGTGAAAATGCCGCAGCGGCCCCAGCTGA CTTAAACTCTGAGACTGTGCATGCTACCATTCTGAATCCTACTGATAAGCATGA AGCAGGGGTACAAAGACCAAGTGGCACCGAAAGCGAAACTGAGGAGGATGTGCCTGGTGATATTCTCATGGAGGTTAACATTAGCAAACTGTTTCCTTATCCTATCAA ACACGCTTCTAATTATGAGCTGCATGAGGCGAAGCAAAGAAAGAGAGGGAGCATTTTCTTCAGAAAGAAAAAG GACAAGTCTAAGAAAACTGTGCATCAATGGGTGGCTGTTTCGTATGGATCGCCACACGGCTGTGACTGGTGCTCGAAAGTTCTTACCAACAAACCAGCGCTATATTGCGAAA ATTGTGCTGTGACAGTGCATCAAACTTCATGCATGGATCAAATAGGCGAGTGCAGTAAAACAAAAACCACTAAA AGCAATCTTGCAAAAGTGGCTGGCGGTTTGGGCAGTCACCTACCTGGAACTAAGATGCAGGGCAAGCGCAGTTTGGGCACCGCGCCAGCGACAAACTCTAACAG GAGAAGTACTTGCTATTCACAGTGGAGAAGAGTAGCAACCAAACTCGGCGTTAA CCAAATCATAAATGAGGAAAAGGAAGCTGACCACCATCACAAACACCATGGCCACCATGACAA cgtCTCAGATGAGACTCAGCTGTTGCATGAGTTTGTAAATGAAA GCCCCATCACTGCGCAGGACCTAGACACAGATCCCTTTTTAGGATTGCATGAAGATGAGCCGGATTCGTGGACGCCGACAGTGGGCAAGGAG GTTACGAAGCGGTTGAAGGACAAGGAAATCAAAAGACAGGAGCACATTTACGAGTTCATCCTGACGGAGAAGACCCACTGTCTGACCCTGCGGGTGATGCAAAAGGTGTTCGTTGAAGGAATGCAAAAGTACTTCCAGCTGGGCAACCTGGTTGACAGAATGTTTCCCCGGCTGATGGACCTGACTGAGATCCACCTGTCGTTCCTGCACAAGCTGCGAGAGAGACAGAAGTCGAGCGCGCCCGTGATTGATTCGATTGCTGACATCATCCTTGAGCAGTTTTCTGGAGCTGAGGCGGCCAAGCTGAAGTCAGCATATGGCGAGTTCTGCAGCAGGCACAG AGACGCGGTTGACTTGTACAAGGATTGTGTGCATCAGGACACGAGATTGGAAGCGTTTTGCAAACATTGCCAACTGAACCCGTTGTTGAAGAAGAAAGGAATCCCTGAGTGCATCTTGTTTGTGACACAAAGACTTACCAAGTACCCTCTTCTCATTGAACCACTCATCAAGACTGCCAAAGACAATAAGCCTGAGCAAGAGAAGCTCTCTAGGGCACTAGCCTTGGTTAAA GAAATCCTAGTTGAAGTTGATGCACAAGTAGCCGAGAAGGAGAAGGAGGACAGAAAACTGGAAATATACAACCGCATTGATGCTAAATCTTTTACCTCTTACAGAGGGAAtaagaaattcaaaaagtCAGACATCCTGTCAGCAAATAGAAAACTTAA ATTTGAAGGCTACGCGACACTGATGCAGGGGCGCAACAAGATGCAGCTCGTGCTGGTGATCGTGCTGTCTGACATGCTCTTCTTCCTGCTggacaacaacaacaagtACTCATTCTTCACGCCTGACAACAAGGCGTGCGTCGTGTCCTTGCAGAAGCTGCTGGTGCGCGAAAAGGCGGGCCAGGATACGCGCGGCATTTACCTGATCTCATCCAACCCTAACGAGCCCGAAATGTTCGAGTTGAAGGTGATCAAGCCCAAGGATAAGCTGGCGTGGATCAACGCTATCCGCGCCGCCGTCCAGGAATGTCCAGAGGAGGACGAGGAGCGGCCTGCCCTGGGCAGCGAGGATAATCAGAGTCTACTCTTCTACAAGCAGGTGCAGATTAACCAAATTATCG GCGTTCTGCGGCAAAAAGACTTGGAGCAGGCACTCATCCTAGAAGAGAAAATGGCCTTGCAGATTAAGCTCTTGGCCGCCTCTGGTCATGAGAACCTTCCCGATCCGCCAAACTACAGTCAAATCGTGTCTGAAGACGCCGACATCAACGCAATCTGGAAGGAAGTGTGTCATGCATTCCAT GAGATGACCCAGCTGGCGAGCACGCTCTACGCGTCAGGTACGAACTTGTCGCGCAGCGTAAGTTCAGTCGGCGAGCACCAGAGCGATGCCTATGTTTCTCCAACGCTACCTAAGCGCGCCGAGACTTTTGGCGGCTTCGATAACGCCAACAAGGAGCAGTTGCAGAGCTTTCTGACCAAAGCGTTTGGCAAGAAGCAGAATCAAAAGGAGCAGGCTACTTCCGCGTCTTCCATTCCTGAAGGAAAAGTTGCTTCACACAAGACTCCCAAC gagCGAGGGTTGTGGAACAACTTTCACCTGGCGCCTGTCCCACCTGGCGTGGTCAATGCCAATATTTTGGCTCTGGATGGAATCTGCGAGCTGCCTCACATGATGTCTCTGAACCAAGAGCAGCAGCTGGCTGCCTTCAATCTGTCTAACTACTTTTATACAATCCTTAGCCTACTTGCAAATCAAATGACTACCATAGATAG CTTACAAGCCACACTCTCAGTGATTAAGCAGATGCAGGAGGACCGAAAGCCGGTGTATCGGCACAACCAGCAGCTGGAGGAGCTGCGGAATCTGCAGGACAAACTGACGCAGGAGCGCGAGGCGTGGACGAGGATTAAGGAGGCAGAGGAACGCGATCTGGAGGAGCGCCGCACGGAGCTGGTCAAGATGCAGGAGCGGCTGAATTACGAGCAGGCCGACATCATCCAACAGCGGGAGACGCTTCACCGCCGCCTTGAGATGCTCACCAGCCAGAACATCTTAATCAGTCCCAATATGCCGATGATGATCTCGGCTAACAACGCTGACACCTCTAGTGGCAGCTGCGCCACCGACGTTGAGTCGCCCAGCGCGCCTCCTTCCGCAGCGACGGCCGCGTCGACGCCGTCGCCGCCCGCCGACGTACGGCGTAAACTGGACGGAAAGTGGAAGACACAGACGCAGCCGCCAAGCAACGGCTCCAAGAGCAGCCTGCCGCCCAACCTCATCAGCGCCACCAACATGCAGAAAACTGGCCAGGGCGTGCAGGTAAAACGCGAAAAA GTGAAGCAGCAACTGCCGTTGAAGCTGGCCAAGCTTGGCAGCGGGCTGAGCTCGACGTCGAGCAGCGCATCCctcctgcagcagcagcagactcAGTCACACGGCGTGCAGCAGATGCTGCCAATGAAGCTGAGCCAGGGCGAGGGTCAAGGGCGGGTGGGCATGGTCGGCTCGCCGGGCAGCGGCTACCAGCGGCTCAGCTCGAACAGCTTCGGCCCTGCGTCGGTCAGCCCGAAGGAGGCCGGTGGCGGCCACGCGGCCAGCGCGCCCACGCACGTGCGCACCGGCAGCAGTCCGGCCATGATGCAGCAGCACCCGGTCGCCGTCGGTGCCACGCTGCCCTGGGCCAACACTGAGGCGAAGAGTAACTCGAAGGCGTCGCCAAAATCCAGCGAGGAGGAGGTCATCTACTTCTAA